The following DNA comes from Riemerella anatipestifer ATCC 11845 = DSM 15868.
AGGAGCTAATGCTCATACTTATGAGTTAGAACAACTTTCTAACGATGATTACCACTTTACCCCAACTCCCGTGGAGGGCTTCCTCATCATAGGGCACGAGGTGAGTTCTTTCAGACCTTTTAATTCGGCTAAAGTCTATTGGATAGAAGACCCTTCGGGCGAGTTACAGAAGAGATATGAAGCAATAGTAAAGGATAAAAAGACACCTTACTTTCCTGTAAAGGCAAATTTGGTTTTAGAAAAAGATACCAAAAAAGCGGAGGGCTTTGCCGAAGACTATGATGGGGTAGTAGTAGTGAAGAAACTACTAGATTTAAAGCTAATTTCTGTGGGAAATTAGGATAGGAAAGACGATGATAATTAAATAAACAAAAATTAAATTAAAACATTACATTATGAAAAAAGTAGCGTTATGGTTAGCATTCCTATTTACAGGAATTCTTTTCGCACAAGAAGCCAAGTATCAGTTGTCTAGTCATATTTTAGACATTACTCAAGGAAAACCAGCTCCAGGAGTAAGCATTACCTTGTCCAAACAAAATAAAAATGGTGTTTGGGTAAAGGTAGATGAAAAGGTAACAGATGAAAACGGGAGGATTAAGAATTTTCTAAAAGAAGAAAAAGGAGTAAGCCATCAGGGGATATACAAACTTACCTATCATACTACACCGTATTTTGAGAAGTTAGGGCAGCAGAGTTTTTATCCGTTTGTAGAAGTTGTTTTTGAGCTAAAGGACAACAGCCACTATCATGTACCTATTACCTTAAGCCCTTACGGATATTCTACTTATAGAGGGAACTAAAACAAAGAGCAGAAGCTCATTAGAAAAGTTAATCCTTATTTCAATATTGCAGATTATGAAAAAAAGTATAATGGTTTTAGTAGGTTTATTGTTGGTTCAGTTTTCTTTAGCACAATATACCGAACAAGGGACTTCGCTCAATCAAGAGGGAGCTTTAGAACTGGCAAAGCAAGCCCACATAGAAGCTCGTAAATTAGGTAAAAAGGTATCCGTAGCAGTCCTAAACAATTCGGGCGTAAGTCTTTTATTATTGAAAGGCGACCAAGTAGGACCTCATAATACCGAAGCCTCTAGGAGAAAGGCTTACACTTCGCTTTCCACCAAAACCCCTAGTTTTGAATTGATGCAAAAGGCAGCCAGTAATCCTACGGCACAAAACTTAAATACCCTGCCAGAGCTTCTACTTTTAGGAGGAGGCGTACCCGTTTGGAAAGATGGGGAGCTGATTGGGAGTCTAGGGGTTTCTGGAGCTGGTGGTGGAGAGCAAGACCATAATGTGGCCAAGAAGGCGGTTGAGAATATGGGCTACGAGATAACCAAATAAAAATTAACAATAAATAGAATTATATATAGAAATGTTAAATATAAAAAACTTATATGCTAGGATAGAGGACGGAGCGGAAATCCTTAAAGGGATTAACTTAGAAATAAAACCGGGTGAGGTACACGCCATTATGGGACCTAACGGAGCTGGGAAATCTACCCTTTCTTCTGTAATTGCAGGAAAGGAAGACTACGAAGTTACCGATGGAGAAATCCTTTTTGAAGGGGAAAATATAGTAGAAGATGCTCCAGAAGAGAGAGCTCATAAGGGGATTTTCCTTTCGTTCCAGTATCCAGTAGAGATACCGGGGGTTTCGGTAACCAATTTCATCAAGGCAGCCATCAACGAAACCAGAAAGGCTAACGGACTGGAGGATATGCCTGCGAAAGAAATGTTGGCACTTATCCGTGAAAAATCTGAACTTTTAGGTATAAAGAAAGACTTCCTTTCTCGCTCACTTAACGAAGGTTTCTCTGGAGGAGAAAAGAAAAGAAACGAAATTTTCCAAATGATGATGCTTAATCCTAAACTGGCCATCTTAGATGAAACCGATTCGGGGCTAGATATTGATGCGTTAAGAATTGTATCCGAAGGGGTTAATCATTTCAAAAATGAAGGGAATGCCGTGCTTCTAATCACTCATTATCAGAGATTGCTTAACTACATTCAGCCAGATTTTGTACACGTATTGGCGGACGGTAAGATTATTAAAACAGGAGATAAAACTTTAGCGCTGGAGTTAGAGGAGAAAGGGTACGATTGGCTACTCTAATCAATCCAAAACTTTTAAAAGTTTATAAGTTGTGTAAATCTATTATAGGTTTATCAATATAAAAATAAATGGTAAGGCACAACAGTCTTACTTAATTAGTCAAAAAAGATTTTTATGTCATTATTTGAGAACATTAAAACACATTCTTCTTCACTTTCGGGGGATAAATTAAATGCTTTGGAGCGATTCTTAAGCAAAGGTTTTCCTTCTAAAAAAGATGAGGAATATAAATATACCAATCTAAAAGAAATTATAGAAAAACAATATCAGTTTTTACCACAAGAAGAACATCATATTTCTGAAGAGGAACTGAAAGCATTGCGTCTAGGAGAAGAAGATTTTGATTGGGTAGTGCTAGTTAACGGGAAATGGTGTCCAGAGCTTTCTAAGATTTCAGATAAAGATATTAAAGTACTTGCCTTAGAAGAGGCACTTTCTAATGGAGAGAATGGGGCTTTGTTCCGTCCTTATTTTAATACTATTGCTAACGAGAGTTGGGCGTTTCCAAATCTTAATTTGGCATTCGCTCATTCGGGAGTAGCACTTTATGTGCCTAAAAATACGGTGGTAGAAAAGCCTATACATATTTTCTATATTTCACAAAATCAATCAGAAAATACGTTCTATAATCCGAGAAATATATTGGTGGTAGAAGCTGGTAGCCAGATAGAAGTGATAGAAAGTCATCATAATTTTGATGATTCGTTTACCTTTACCAATAGCCTTACTGAAATTTTTACTAAACCTAACGCTAAAGCAGATTGGCATAAGTTACAGAACGATACAGATACTTCGTATCTGGTAGACCATACTTTTGTGAAGCAAGAGAGGGATAGCTTAGCTACGGTAAATACTTTCTCTTTCGGAGGGAAGTTGGTGCGTAATAATTTAGATTTTATTCAGGAAGGAGAAAATATCAACTCTTTTATGAAT
Coding sequences within:
- the uraH gene encoding hydroxyisourate hydrolase, coding for MKKVALWLAFLFTGILFAQEAKYQLSSHILDITQGKPAPGVSITLSKQNKNGVWVKVDEKVTDENGRIKNFLKEEKGVSHQGIYKLTYHTTPYFEKLGQQSFYPFVEVVFELKDNSHYHVPITLSPYGYSTYRGN
- a CDS encoding GlcG/HbpS family heme-binding protein, with amino-acid sequence MKKSIMVLVGLLLVQFSLAQYTEQGTSLNQEGALELAKQAHIEARKLGKKVSVAVLNNSGVSLLLLKGDQVGPHNTEASRRKAYTSLSTKTPSFELMQKAASNPTAQNLNTLPELLLLGGGVPVWKDGELIGSLGVSGAGGGEQDHNVAKKAVENMGYEITK
- the sufC gene encoding Fe-S cluster assembly ATPase SufC produces the protein MLNIKNLYARIEDGAEILKGINLEIKPGEVHAIMGPNGAGKSTLSSVIAGKEDYEVTDGEILFEGENIVEDAPEERAHKGIFLSFQYPVEIPGVSVTNFIKAAINETRKANGLEDMPAKEMLALIREKSELLGIKKDFLSRSLNEGFSGGEKKRNEIFQMMMLNPKLAILDETDSGLDIDALRIVSEGVNHFKNEGNAVLLITHYQRLLNYIQPDFVHVLADGKIIKTGDKTLALELEEKGYDWLL
- the sufD gene encoding Fe-S cluster assembly protein SufD; translated protein: MSLFENIKTHSSSLSGDKLNALERFLSKGFPSKKDEEYKYTNLKEIIEKQYQFLPQEEHHISEEELKALRLGEEDFDWVVLVNGKWCPELSKISDKDIKVLALEEALSNGENGALFRPYFNTIANESWAFPNLNLAFAHSGVALYVPKNTVVEKPIHIFYISQNQSENTFYNPRNILVVEAGSQIEVIESHHNFDDSFTFTNSLTEIFTKPNAKADWHKLQNDTDTSYLVDHTFVKQERDSLATVNTFSFGGKLVRNNLDFIQEGENINSFMNGITIIGKDQLVDHHTAVHHNQPNCESYQNYKGVFKDNAHGVFNGKVFVDKIAQKTNAYQQNNNILLSEGATIDSKPQLEIFADDVKCSHGCTVGQLNEDALFYLRARGISKNEAQALLLYAFANDAMENIDIEPLKLKISKLLAEKLEVNIEF